Below is a genomic region from Kribbella qitaiheensis.
ACCCGCTGGCAGACCACCGGCACCACCAAGCCGGACGCGAACTGGCGCGACATCTTCGACCCGTTCCAGGTGAACGCCGCCCTGTGGGACCAGAACCCGCAGGCGATCTTCCTCCACGACCTCCCGGCCCACCGCGGCGAAGAGGTCACCGCCGAAATCCTCGACGGCCCGATGAGCATCGCCTTCGACCAAGCAGAAAACAAAATGCACGCCGCCATGGCAGTCCTCGACTGGTGCCGCCGCGGGACAGTGGAATGACCACCCCGGCCGACCAACACCCCCCACTCCCACCCCCGGGCCCCCTCCCAACCTCCAGCGCCCCCACTTCCAGCACTCCCACTTCCAGCACCCCAACCCCCAGCACCACCACCATCACCCCAACGGTCACCTCTGCCTTCCCTACCACCACCACCACCACCACCGAAGGTGGGGGTGGGGAGCCCTTGGCTCTGTGGAAAAACAAAGACTTTGGGTTGCTTTGGTCCGGTGCGGCGTTCTCGATTCTGGGGATGCGGGTCAGCTCGATCGCCTGGCCGTTGCTGGTGATCTTCGACGGGGGATCGCCGGAGCGGGCCGGCCTGGTTGGCTTCGCCGCGTTGCTCCCGCAGTTGGTCATCCAGTTGCCGGCCGGTGTGGTGGTCGACCGCTGGGATCGCAAAAAGGTGATGATCGCCTGCGACGTGATCGGTATGGTCGCCATCGGCAGTGTGCTGGCCGCGCTGTTCATGGGCGGCCTGTCCCTGCCACACCTCCTGATCGCCGCCTTCTTGGAGGGCAGCGCGGCGATCGGCTATCAGCTGAGCGAGCGCGCCGCAGTACGAGCTGTCGTGCACCCGGAACAGTTGCCTACAGCCCTCTCCCAGAACGAAGCGCGGAGCAAGGGCGCTGGTTTGCTGGGGCAGCCGATCTCGACCGGCCTGCTGTCGCTCGCGCTATGGATGCCCTTCATCATCACGGTGCTCGGTCACCTCTTCTCGCTGCTGACCCTGCTAGCCATCCGTACGCCGTTCCAGAAGGAGCGTCGCAAAGCCCCGCGAAGCGTGCCGACCGAACTTGCCGAAGGCCTCCGCTGGATGCACGGCCAGAAGCTGCTCCGCAGTGCCTTGGTACTGATCTCGGTCACGAACATCATCACCCAGGTACTGAGCCTCTCGATGGTGCTGATCATCCGCGAGAGCGGCCGCTCCGTGGCGACGATCGGCGTGATCGGAGTCGCCAGCGGCATCGGCGGACTGCTAGGCGCCCTGTGTGCCTCATGGTTCATGTCCCGCCTGTCAATGAGCACCCTGTTCGTCGGCACCCTTCTGCTGCGCTTCCTGATGATCCCGACGATCGCCTTCACGGACAGCCCGCTCGTACTCGGTGCGCTGTTCGCCGCGATGAGCTGGGCAGGTGGCCTGATGAACGTGGTCGGCGGCGTCTACCAGGTCCAGATCACCCCAGAAGAGATGCAGGGCCGAGCAGGCAGCGTCAGCTCCCTGGTCACCTCCGGCGCGAACTCCCTAGGCCCCCTGACAGCCGGCCTCCTCCTAGGCGCTGTCGGTACTACGCCAACGGTCCTCTCCGCTGCCGTAGTAATGGCCGTCCTCGCCGGCGCCGCCGCAGTAGCCGCCTACCGTTTCCGCCCAACCCCCGAACCGGCCACCAACCATGCACTCCCAGTGCAGGTCTGACGCCGGCCTGGTCACCAGCTGCCCTTACGTCCGAAGAAGTGGAGCACACGTCCCCTTCACTTCTTCGGACGTAAGCGTCTCGCGGGGGGATGTGGCGGGCCGCCCGCCGTCGATGACCCACCCCCCACCCATCGTGCCCGGGCGTACCGCGGGTCGAGACGGTAGGTGTAAGTGGGGAGTGCGGTCCGAGCAGTTGGGCCGTATGAGTGGGACCTCAACTGAAGCTTGGTCGCCCGGTACCGGCCTGATCGGGTGACCTTGTGCATGAGCTGAGCAATCCGCCGCGCGGAACTACTCACGTCATGCACAAAGTCGCCCCCAACTGGCTCCCGTCGCCGGCCCCGTCGCCGGCCCCGGCCCCGGCCCCGGCCCCGGCGGTGCGGTGGGGCGGCGGGGCGGGTGCTGCTCGGCAGTGGTGCCGGCGTCGTGGTCCTGGACGACCTGGCGATGAGCAACGGTGTGCCGCCCGTCGGCCCTGGGGCTGCGGGTGATCTGTCTGCCTTGTATATAAGGGAAATGTATGGGCGGTGCTGGCACCGTCGGGGGTCCGGTAAGAACGGACTCCGCGGAGGACAGACCCATGACACGAGCTGTG
It encodes:
- a CDS encoding MFS transporter, producing the protein MALWKNKDFGLLWSGAAFSILGMRVSSIAWPLLVIFDGGSPERAGLVGFAALLPQLVIQLPAGVVVDRWDRKKVMIACDVIGMVAIGSVLAALFMGGLSLPHLLIAAFLEGSAAIGYQLSERAAVRAVVHPEQLPTALSQNEARSKGAGLLGQPISTGLLSLALWMPFIITVLGHLFSLLTLLAIRTPFQKERRKAPRSVPTELAEGLRWMHGQKLLRSALVLISVTNIITQVLSLSMVLIIRESGRSVATIGVIGVASGIGGLLGALCASWFMSRLSMSTLFVGTLLLRFLMIPTIAFTDSPLVLGALFAAMSWAGGLMNVVGGVYQVQITPEEMQGRAGSVSSLVTSGANSLGPLTAGLLLGAVGTTPTVLSAAVVMAVLAGAAAVAAYRFRPTPEPATNHALPVQV